In one Brevibacillus composti genomic region, the following are encoded:
- the cbiB gene encoding adenosylcobinamide-phosphate synthase CbiB has product MNIAYSIAAAYLVDRIIGDPRRIPHPVVIIGWFITRLERMIRLFVKKPGGLRAAGLLFPLLIVGGSYMVVAGLLYGAGLLHPWLAVGLEIWLIATTIATKGLADAGLEIGRHLLAGDVAKARRSLSMVVGRDTEHLEEAEISRGAVETVAENIVDAIVSPLFFAAIGGAPLAMAYRAANTLDSMVGYKNEKYLHLGWASARFDDVLNYIPARLTALFLLAASRLQGLDWRRSYRIMRRDARLHPSPNSGIPEAAVAGALGVQLGGLNYYQGVASHRAKLGDPLRPLRTEDILATVRLMRLASWMCAAVCAAIAFLLYG; this is encoded by the coding sequence ATGAACATCGCGTATAGTATCGCGGCCGCTTATCTGGTAGACCGCATCATCGGGGACCCGCGAAGGATCCCCCATCCTGTCGTGATCATCGGCTGGTTTATCACCCGCCTGGAGCGCATGATCCGCTTGTTTGTCAAAAAGCCGGGCGGACTGCGGGCAGCCGGGTTGCTATTTCCGCTGCTGATCGTCGGCGGCAGCTACATGGTAGTCGCGGGGCTTTTGTACGGAGCGGGGCTGCTCCACCCCTGGCTGGCGGTGGGGCTGGAAATCTGGCTGATCGCCACGACGATTGCGACCAAGGGGCTGGCTGACGCCGGTTTGGAGATCGGCCGCCATTTGCTCGCGGGAGATGTGGCCAAGGCGCGCCGCTCGCTGTCGATGGTGGTTGGCCGGGATACGGAGCATTTGGAAGAGGCGGAGATCAGCCGCGGAGCCGTAGAGACCGTGGCGGAGAACATCGTCGATGCGATCGTCTCCCCGCTCTTTTTCGCCGCCATCGGCGGAGCGCCGCTGGCGATGGCCTACCGGGCCGCCAATACGCTGGACTCGATGGTCGGCTACAAAAACGAGAAGTATCTCCATCTCGGCTGGGCATCTGCCCGGTTCGACGATGTGCTCAATTACATACCGGCCCGTCTGACCGCCCTGTTTTTGCTGGCGGCAAGCCGGCTGCAGGGGCTGGACTGGCGCCGCTCCTATCGAATCATGAGACGGGATGCCCGCCTCCATCCCAGCCCCAACAGCGGCATTCCCGAGGCAGCCGTAGCCGGGGCACTGGGCGTTCAGCTGGGCGGATTAAATTACTACCAGGGCGTGGCCTCCCACCGGGCGAAGCTGGGCGATCCGCTCCGGCCGCTCCGTACCGAGGACATCCTGGCCACGGTACGGCTGATGCGGCTGGCATCGTGGATGTGTGCGGCGGTTTGCGCTGCCATCGCCTTTCTTTTGTACGGATAA
- a CDS encoding histidine phosphatase family protein, which translates to MRWIWIRHGETAENREGRYLGDADAPLNETGWKQARELAERLAGEKPVRLYTSDLLRTRQTAEQLGAVWKMAPRLEPELRELSFGEWERLTYEELMARDEERARRWYDDPFQVAPPGGETLAQLGERVDRWLHRVSRTAEQKTIAIVTHGGVIRWFQAAWLHRDPRLYWQMDGLRHGQAMMAETAGDGWRLCAETSEAKEESVRQDEHRV; encoded by the coding sequence ATGAGGTGGATCTGGATCCGGCACGGAGAGACAGCCGAGAATCGGGAAGGCCGCTATCTGGGGGATGCGGACGCGCCGCTGAATGAAACCGGATGGAAGCAGGCCAGAGAGCTGGCGGAGCGGCTGGCCGGTGAAAAGCCGGTGCGACTCTACACCAGCGACCTGCTGCGAACGAGGCAAACGGCCGAACAGCTCGGGGCGGTCTGGAAAATGGCCCCTCGCCTCGAGCCGGAATTGCGCGAGCTTTCCTTTGGCGAGTGGGAGCGGCTCACCTACGAGGAGCTGATGGCACGGGATGAGGAAAGAGCCCGTCGCTGGTACGACGATCCGTTTCAGGTGGCGCCGCCGGGCGGAGAGACGCTGGCCCAGCTGGGCGAGCGGGTGGATCGCTGGCTGCATCGCGTCAGCAGGACGGCCGAGCAAAAGACAATCGCCATCGTCACGCACGGCGGCGTCATCCGCTGGTTCCAGGCGGCCTGGCTGCACCGAGACCCTCGCCTCTACTGGCAGATGGATGGTCTTCGCCACGGCCAGGCCATGATGGCAGAGACTGCGGGCGATGGCTGGCGGCTCTGTGCGGAGACGAGCGAAGCCAAGGAAGAGAGTGTGAGGCAGGATGAACATCGCGTATAG
- the cobI gene encoding precorrin-2 C(20)-methyltransferase, which yields MNTIGTLYGIGVGPGDPELITVKAFRLLQQSPVIAYPKKRMGSKSYAHQISELYVKPSPDKEMLGLVFPMTKDKEILEREWNNTADIVWERLREGKDVAFVTEGDPLFYSTFIHMMRVMKEKYPEVPVVTVPGISSFLGAAARLNLPLADGDEQIGIIPATEDRDAMRKALLEHDCVIFLKVAKVLPMIIDLLKEMNLVDKAAVATKVTSAEEMIWTNVRELERAELGYLTLMVVKKG from the coding sequence GTGAATACCATCGGAACACTGTACGGCATCGGCGTCGGGCCCGGGGACCCGGAGCTGATCACGGTCAAGGCATTTCGCCTCTTGCAACAATCCCCTGTCATCGCTTACCCGAAAAAGCGGATGGGCAGCAAAAGCTACGCGCACCAAATCTCTGAGCTGTACGTGAAGCCATCGCCTGACAAGGAGATGCTCGGGCTGGTGTTTCCCATGACCAAGGACAAGGAGATTCTGGAGCGGGAGTGGAACAACACCGCGGACATCGTCTGGGAGCGCCTGCGCGAGGGCAAGGATGTGGCTTTCGTGACGGAGGGCGACCCGCTTTTCTACAGCACCTTCATCCACATGATGCGGGTCATGAAAGAGAAATACCCGGAAGTGCCTGTCGTCACGGTGCCGGGAATCTCGTCATTTCTCGGGGCAGCCGCGCGGCTCAATCTGCCACTCGCGGACGGGGATGAACAAATCGGCATCATTCCGGCGACGGAGGACCGCGACGCGATGCGAAAGGCGCTTCTCGAGCATGATTGCGTGATCTTTTTGAAAGTGGCCAAGGTTTTGCCGATGATCATCGATCTCTTGAAGGAAATGAATCTGGTGGACAAAGCGGCAGTGGCGACCAAAGTAACCTCCGCGGAGGAGATGATCTGGACCAATGTCCGCGAACTGGAACGGGCCGAGCTCGGCTATCTTACGCTGATGGTGGTGAAAAAGGGATGA
- the cobS gene encoding adenosylcobinamide-GDP ribazoletransferase — MNAFFHALSFFTRIPVPWLKPSEKAWRQSVAWYPAVGLVIGCLLWAFLTAALWAFSPLLAAVLTCAAWVYITGGLHLDGWMDLADGLGSSRSRERMLEIMKDSRSGAMAVLAAILLLLVKTAGLAELAAASASLLPVILIIPFAARTHVLVAIHFWPYATEEGGIGKNIGEGLRLWHIGLAYLALLGLGWWLAGIQAVAAVAVSLLFVLWFARGISLRLGGLTGDCYGALIESSEAVMLLILAGSWWR; from the coding sequence ATGAATGCATTTTTTCATGCGCTGTCGTTTTTTACCCGGATACCCGTACCGTGGCTGAAGCCTTCCGAGAAGGCGTGGCGGCAGAGCGTCGCCTGGTATCCGGCCGTCGGACTGGTGATCGGCTGCCTCTTGTGGGCATTTCTGACGGCTGCGCTTTGGGCCTTTTCGCCGCTGCTTGCGGCCGTGCTCACCTGTGCGGCGTGGGTGTACATCACGGGCGGACTTCATCTGGACGGATGGATGGATCTGGCCGACGGGCTCGGCAGCAGCCGTTCCCGGGAGCGGATGCTAGAAATTATGAAAGACAGCCGTTCTGGCGCGATGGCCGTACTGGCGGCGATACTGCTGCTCCTGGTGAAAACGGCCGGACTGGCTGAGCTGGCGGCTGCATCGGCATCGCTTCTCCCCGTGATTCTGATCATCCCGTTTGCGGCCCGGACGCATGTGCTGGTGGCGATTCATTTCTGGCCGTACGCGACCGAAGAGGGCGGAATCGGCAAAAACATCGGGGAAGGACTGCGGCTTTGGCATATCGGACTCGCATACTTAGCTCTCCTCGGACTGGGCTGGTGGCTTGCCGGCATTCAGGCGGTGGCGGCGGTGGCCGTCTCGCTCCTGTTTGTCCTCTGGTTCGCGCGCGGGATCTCCCTGCGGCTCGGCGGACTCACTGGCGACTGCTATGGAGCGCTGATCGAGAGCAGCGAGGCGGTCATGCTGCTCATCCTGGCGGGGAGCTGGTGGCGATGA
- a CDS encoding sirohydrochlorin chelatase, translating to MDAVLFVGHGSKDPEGNEEVRQFVASLANEVDVPILETCFLEFERPDMLQGLDACVKRGATRVAVIPIILFSAGHAKIHIPAAIDEAKAKHPHVQFIYGRPIGIHTEVLNILATRMEEAGFASGEEHPDTAVLVIGRGSSDPDANSDIYKMSRLFWERWKAKWVETAFMGVTFPLYEEGIERCLKLGARRVVVLPYFLFTGVLIKRMADQLEQFRSRYPEAEFVLAEYFGFHPLLKEVLKDRVQEALHGEVKLNCDTCQYRLAAMEHIDHHHHHHDDDHGHHHHHHGHDHSHGHDHSHGHDHSHGHDHSHGHDHSHGHDHSHGHDHSHGHHQDHEHGRHKVNK from the coding sequence ATGGACGCGGTATTGTTCGTCGGACACGGGAGCAAGGATCCCGAAGGAAATGAAGAGGTAAGGCAGTTTGTCGCTTCGCTGGCAAACGAGGTGGATGTGCCGATTTTGGAAACCTGCTTTTTGGAGTTTGAGCGGCCCGACATGCTGCAGGGCTTGGATGCTTGCGTCAAGCGGGGAGCCACCCGCGTGGCTGTCATCCCGATCATTCTGTTTTCGGCGGGCCACGCCAAGATCCACATCCCGGCGGCCATCGACGAAGCCAAGGCGAAACATCCCCATGTGCAGTTCATCTACGGTCGCCCGATCGGGATTCACACCGAGGTGCTGAACATTCTGGCGACGCGGATGGAGGAAGCGGGCTTTGCCTCTGGCGAGGAGCATCCGGATACCGCCGTGCTGGTCATCGGACGGGGCAGCAGCGACCCCGACGCCAACAGCGACATCTACAAAATGTCCCGCCTCTTCTGGGAGCGCTGGAAGGCGAAATGGGTAGAGACGGCCTTCATGGGCGTGACCTTTCCCCTGTATGAAGAAGGGATCGAGCGCTGCCTGAAGCTGGGCGCGCGCCGCGTCGTCGTCCTGCCGTACTTCCTCTTTACCGGCGTGCTGATCAAGCGCATGGCTGACCAGTTGGAGCAATTCCGCAGCCGCTATCCGGAAGCGGAATTTGTGCTGGCGGAGTACTTCGGCTTCCACCCGTTGCTCAAAGAGGTGCTGAAAGACCGGGTGCAAGAGGCGCTGCACGGCGAAGTGAAGCTGAATTGCGACACCTGCCAGTATCGTCTGGCAGCGATGGAGCACATCGACCATCACCACCACCATCACGACGACGATCACGGGCATCATCACCATCATCACGGACATGATCACAGCCACGGGCACGATCACAGCCACGGGCACGATCACAGCCACGGGCACGATCACAGCCACGGACATGATCACAGTCACGGACATGATCACAGCCACGGACATGATCACAGCCACGGGCACCATCAAGACCACGAACACGGCCGACACAAGGTGAACAAATAG
- the cobK gene encoding precorrin-6A reductase — MILVLAGTSDARELALLIKENGYDLLATVVTENAAKSLEEAGLTVQVGRLTADDITSLIRERGFRAVVDASHPYAEEASKNAMAGAQAADVPYIRYERENAESPRHEKIIFAEDYKHAAEIAAEKRGVIMLTTGSKTLKIFADRLLGLPETTLVARMLPRIDNMEKCEELGIEQKNIVAMQGPFSKELNKALYAHYGVTLMITKESGKVGAFDEKVEAALEMGIETIVIARPKIDYGTKFSDFAGVVGQLKQLLPLV, encoded by the coding sequence ATGATACTGGTACTGGCCGGGACGAGCGATGCACGCGAGCTGGCCTTGTTAATCAAAGAAAACGGGTATGACCTCTTGGCCACGGTGGTGACCGAGAATGCCGCCAAAAGCCTCGAGGAGGCGGGATTGACCGTGCAGGTCGGCCGCCTGACCGCGGATGACATCACGTCGCTGATTCGCGAACGCGGCTTTCGGGCAGTTGTCGACGCCAGCCACCCCTATGCGGAGGAAGCATCGAAAAATGCCATGGCCGGCGCGCAGGCAGCAGATGTCCCGTACATCCGCTACGAACGGGAGAATGCCGAATCGCCCCGCCACGAGAAGATCATTTTTGCCGAGGATTATAAGCACGCGGCAGAGATCGCGGCGGAGAAGCGTGGCGTGATCATGCTGACGACGGGCAGCAAGACGCTGAAGATCTTCGCCGACCGCCTGCTGGGCCTGCCCGAGACGACGCTGGTGGCCCGCATGCTGCCGCGTATCGACAATATGGAAAAATGCGAGGAGCTGGGCATCGAGCAGAAGAACATCGTCGCCATGCAGGGGCCTTTTTCCAAAGAGCTGAACAAAGCCCTCTACGCCCATTACGGCGTCACCCTGATGATCACCAAAGAGAGCGGCAAGGTGGGCGCTTTTGACGAAAAGGTAGAGGCCGCCCTGGAGATGGGCATCGAGACCATCGTCATCGCTCGTCCGAAGATCGATTACGGCACCAAATTTTCCGATTTTGCCGGGGTCGTCGGCCAGTTGAAGCAGCTACTGCCTCTGGTATAG
- the cobJ gene encoding precorrin-3B C(17)-methyltransferase, with protein sequence MSGKLFVIGFGPGSFDHITKRAREAIEESEIIIGYTTYVDLIRGLLTDQEIVSTGMTEEVTRAREAVRQAEAGKKVAVISSGDAGVYGMAGLVYEVLVEQGWTAAEGVEVEIVPGISAINSCGALLGAPIMHDACTISLSDHLTPWELIARRIDAAGMADFVIALYNPRSGRRTRQIVEAQRILLQYRSPDTPVGIVKSAYREREHIVITTLADMLNHDIGMLTTVIIGNSSTFVYDGKMITPRGYQRKYTLNSDEQALKPHQRLRPENEPWSLEAAALQGAAALGDSPSLAAAPQERPASKPVNSVSAPVDSAHRAPAGTGTQAAAATPYDWAAQALQAVNEAKGITAEGTAAAATAVASGTQLHRPAAVFVPEMIFECAVSPGVANKKFTPLQMMTLAQAAGEKGELEYTPHHQIILRVPTSNPEEVTAPLREAGLILTPVGDVLQVKACDFCDGEKKDAIPYAEELQQKLGGLEMPKETRIGINGCGMACYRAVQEDIGLVFRKGKFDLFLGAKTVGRTAHSGVPVAEGIEPDKIVPLIERIVARYKSEAFPNERFHKFFQRIGELEGYAWQEVPIPKIENAVCGD encoded by the coding sequence ATGAGCGGCAAGCTGTTTGTCATCGGCTTCGGACCAGGGAGCTTTGACCATATTACCAAACGGGCACGGGAAGCCATCGAGGAGAGCGAGATCATCATCGGATACACCACCTATGTGGACCTGATCCGAGGCCTGCTGACCGATCAGGAGATCGTCAGCACCGGGATGACCGAGGAAGTGACCCGGGCGCGGGAAGCTGTCCGCCAGGCGGAAGCAGGCAAAAAAGTGGCGGTCATCTCCAGCGGTGACGCCGGGGTGTACGGCATGGCCGGGCTGGTCTACGAGGTCCTCGTGGAACAAGGCTGGACTGCGGCGGAAGGCGTCGAGGTCGAAATCGTACCCGGCATCTCGGCGATCAACTCCTGCGGTGCCTTGCTCGGAGCGCCGATCATGCACGATGCATGCACGATCAGCCTGAGCGACCATCTTACCCCGTGGGAGCTGATCGCGAGGAGAATCGACGCGGCCGGCATGGCCGATTTTGTCATCGCGCTGTACAATCCGCGCAGCGGGCGGCGCACCCGGCAGATCGTCGAAGCGCAGCGCATCCTCCTGCAATACCGCTCGCCGGACACGCCGGTCGGCATCGTGAAAAGCGCCTACCGCGAGCGGGAGCATATCGTCATCACCACATTGGCCGATATGCTCAACCACGACATCGGCATGCTGACAACGGTTATCATCGGCAATTCGTCCACATTCGTCTACGACGGGAAAATGATTACGCCGCGCGGCTATCAGCGGAAATATACGCTGAACTCCGACGAACAGGCCCTCAAGCCGCATCAGCGTCTCCGTCCGGAAAACGAGCCCTGGTCGCTGGAAGCGGCAGCCTTGCAGGGAGCAGCGGCACTAGGCGACAGCCCGAGCCTGGCAGCGGCCCCGCAGGAGCGGCCCGCATCGAAGCCGGTGAACAGCGTGAGCGCGCCGGTCGACTCTGCTCACCGCGCGCCGGCCGGCACAGGCACGCAGGCGGCCGCCGCTACGCCGTACGACTGGGCGGCTCAGGCGCTGCAGGCTGTAAATGAGGCAAAAGGCATCACCGCGGAGGGAACGGCGGCGGCCGCAACCGCAGTCGCATCAGGCACTCAACTCCATCGCCCGGCGGCGGTCTTTGTCCCGGAGATGATCTTCGAGTGCGCGGTCAGTCCCGGTGTCGCCAATAAAAAATTTACCCCGCTGCAGATGATGACGCTGGCCCAGGCCGCAGGGGAAAAGGGCGAGCTGGAATACACGCCGCATCATCAGATCATCCTGCGGGTGCCGACGAGCAATCCGGAGGAAGTAACGGCGCCGCTCCGCGAAGCCGGGCTGATCCTGACCCCGGTCGGCGATGTTTTGCAGGTGAAGGCCTGCGATTTCTGCGACGGGGAGAAAAAGGACGCCATTCCCTACGCAGAGGAGCTGCAACAGAAGCTGGGCGGCCTGGAGATGCCCAAGGAGACGCGGATCGGCATCAACGGCTGCGGGATGGCCTGCTATCGGGCGGTTCAAGAGGATATCGGACTGGTGTTCCGCAAGGGCAAGTTCGATCTCTTCCTGGGAGCCAAAACGGTGGGGCGGACCGCGCACTCCGGGGTTCCGGTCGCGGAAGGAATCGAGCCGGATAAAATCGTGCCGCTGATCGAGCGGATCGTCGCGCGCTATAAAAGTGAGGCCTTCCCCAACGAGCGCTTCCACAAGTTCTTCCAGCGGATAGGCGAGCTGGAGGGATACGCTTGGCAGGAGGTGCCGATTCCGAAGATTGAAAACGCCGTCTGCGGCGATTGA
- a CDS encoding cobalt-precorrin-5B (C(1))-methyltransferase, translating to MAGKATADEKEAKPLRHGYTTGSCATAATKAALTALILQEEQREATIRLPIGQDVTFQMESCSLDGGSATAGIIKDGGDDPDATHGALIQSTVSWLDQPGIVLDGGVGVGRVTKPGLPVPIGEAAINPVPRKMILETAQAVLDQYEIKRGIKIVISVPAGEEIAKKTLNGRLGIIGGISILGTRGIVVPFSTSAYKASVAQAINVAQKMGCRHIVLSTGGKSEQFGMAQYPELPEEAFVEMGDFVGFALKQCKSKGIEKVTLVGMMGKFSKVAQGVMMVHSKSAPVDFGFLARLVGEAGAPPELVEEARGANTASQVGDMMADYPLFFEKLCESCSREGLREVGGGMEIETMLITMKGTLLGKVTIDDRGNEGDRNRG from the coding sequence ATGGCGGGGAAAGCGACTGCGGACGAAAAAGAAGCCAAACCCCTGCGCCATGGCTACACCACGGGATCGTGCGCCACAGCGGCCACCAAAGCGGCGCTGACCGCCCTGATTTTGCAGGAAGAACAGCGGGAGGCGACGATACGCCTGCCGATCGGACAGGATGTCACGTTTCAGATGGAGAGCTGCTCGCTTGACGGCGGCTCCGCGACAGCGGGCATCATCAAAGACGGCGGGGATGACCCGGATGCGACCCACGGCGCGCTCATCCAAAGCACGGTGAGCTGGCTGGATCAGCCGGGCATCGTGCTGGACGGCGGCGTCGGGGTGGGCCGCGTCACCAAGCCGGGCCTGCCGGTGCCCATCGGCGAAGCGGCGATTAATCCGGTCCCGCGCAAGATGATCCTGGAGACGGCCCAAGCGGTGCTCGACCAGTATGAGATCAAGCGGGGCATCAAGATCGTCATCTCTGTCCCCGCTGGCGAGGAGATCGCCAAAAAGACGCTGAACGGACGCCTCGGCATCATCGGAGGCATCTCCATTCTGGGGACGCGCGGCATCGTCGTGCCGTTTTCCACCTCCGCCTACAAGGCCAGCGTCGCCCAGGCGATCAATGTCGCGCAGAAAATGGGCTGCCGCCACATCGTCCTCTCCACGGGAGGCAAGAGCGAGCAGTTCGGCATGGCGCAGTATCCCGAGCTGCCGGAGGAGGCTTTCGTCGAGATGGGCGATTTCGTCGGCTTTGCGCTCAAGCAGTGCAAGAGCAAAGGAATCGAAAAAGTGACGCTCGTCGGCATGATGGGCAAATTCTCCAAGGTCGCGCAGGGCGTCATGATGGTCCACTCCAAAAGCGCGCCGGTCGACTTCGGCTTTCTCGCCAGACTGGTCGGCGAGGCAGGGGCGCCGCCGGAGCTGGTGGAGGAAGCGCGGGGGGCCAATACGGCCTCGCAGGTGGGTGACATGATGGCGGACTACCCTCTCTTTTTTGAAAAGCTGTGCGAAAGCTGCTCCCGCGAAGGACTGCGCGAGGTAGGCGGCGGCATGGAGATCGAGACCATGCTGATCACGATGAAAGGAACCCTGTTGGGAAAGGTGACGATAGATGACAGAGGCAATGAAGGTGATCGGAATCGGGGATGA
- the cobM gene encoding precorrin-4 C(11)-methyltransferase, which translates to MKLYIVGAGPGDPDLITVKGLKLLQAADVVLYTDSLVNDELVAKAKPGAEVLQSSGMALEEMVELLVDRIRQGKTVVRLHTGDPSVYGATMEQIALLKEEGIEVEIVPGVSSVFAAAAAVGAELTIPELTQTLILTRAEGRTPVPEREKLRALAEHHCTIALFLSATLTKKVVRELTDAGWSLDTPVAVVQRASWPDQLIIRTTLAHLDEEMGKNGIRSHAMILAGWALDPEIHAKSEQHRSKLYDKTFTHGYRKGVKEG; encoded by the coding sequence ATGAAGCTGTATATCGTAGGAGCAGGACCGGGCGACCCGGATTTGATTACCGTAAAAGGGCTGAAACTGCTGCAAGCCGCTGACGTCGTGCTCTACACCGATTCGCTGGTCAATGACGAGCTGGTCGCTAAGGCCAAGCCCGGCGCAGAGGTGCTGCAAAGCTCCGGCATGGCGCTGGAGGAGATGGTCGAACTGCTCGTCGACCGCATCCGTCAGGGGAAAACCGTCGTCCGTCTGCATACCGGCGACCCGTCTGTGTACGGGGCGACGATGGAGCAGATCGCGCTGTTGAAGGAAGAGGGCATCGAGGTGGAGATCGTGCCGGGCGTCAGCTCCGTCTTCGCGGCGGCTGCGGCAGTCGGCGCAGAGCTGACCATCCCCGAGCTGACCCAGACCTTGATCCTGACGCGGGCCGAGGGACGTACGCCGGTGCCGGAGCGGGAGAAGCTGCGGGCGCTGGCGGAGCATCACTGCACCATCGCGCTCTTTTTGAGTGCCACCCTGACCAAAAAAGTGGTGCGCGAGCTGACCGACGCGGGCTGGAGCCTGGACACGCCGGTGGCCGTCGTGCAGCGGGCGAGCTGGCCGGATCAGCTGATCATCCGCACGACGCTGGCGCATCTGGACGAGGAGATGGGCAAAAACGGCATCCGCTCCCATGCGATGATTCTGGCCGGATGGGCGCTCGACCCGGAGATTCACGCCAAAAGCGAGCAGCATCGCTCCAAGCTGTATGATAAAACCTTTACGCATGGGTACAGAAAAGGTGTGAAAGAAGGATGA
- a CDS encoding precorrin-8X methylmutase: protein MDFRTEFKPLTVQPQEIEEKSFQIITEELGEHPFTEEQYPVVQRVIHASADFDLGRSLVFHPDAIRAGIHAIRSGKIVVADVQMVQVGISKNRIEKFGGEVKVYISDPDVMEEAKRLNTTRAIISIRKAVKEAEGGIFAIGNAPTALLELIRLVKEGEAKPGLVIGMPVGFVSAAESKEELAKLDIPFITNMGRKGGSPVTVAALNAISLMAERQG from the coding sequence ATGGACTTTCGCACGGAATTCAAACCGTTGACCGTTCAACCGCAGGAAATCGAAGAGAAGAGCTTTCAAATCATCACCGAGGAGCTGGGCGAGCATCCTTTCACCGAGGAGCAGTACCCGGTCGTCCAGCGAGTGATCCACGCCTCGGCGGACTTTGACCTGGGCCGCAGCCTCGTCTTCCATCCCGATGCGATCCGTGCAGGCATTCATGCTATTCGCAGCGGCAAGATCGTCGTCGCCGATGTGCAGATGGTGCAGGTCGGCATCAGCAAAAACCGCATCGAAAAATTCGGCGGCGAGGTAAAGGTGTACATCTCCGACCCGGACGTGATGGAAGAGGCCAAGCGACTCAACACCACGCGGGCGATCATCTCTATCCGCAAGGCGGTCAAGGAGGCGGAGGGCGGCATCTTCGCCATCGGTAATGCCCCGACCGCACTGCTCGAATTGATCCGTCTGGTCAAAGAGGGAGAGGCAAAGCCGGGCCTCGTCATCGGCATGCCGGTCGGCTTCGTCTCGGCGGCGGAATCCAAGGAGGAGTTGGCCAAGCTGGACATCCCGTTCATCACCAATATGGGCCGCAAAGGCGGAAGTCCCGTGACGGTAGCGGCACTGAACGCCATCTCGCTGATGGCAGAGCGGCAGGGGTAA
- the cbiE gene encoding precorrin-6y C5,15-methyltransferase (decarboxylating) subunit CbiE — MTEAMKVIGIGDDGADSLLPLYRTWIAESELLVGGERHLAFFPDYPGEKRVLKGGLSALIEELREEKRKTVILASGDPLFYGVGSLLARKLNVEIYPHLSSIQLAFARMGEAWQDASFHSVHGRSIKGLAQRIDGKEKVALLTDQENNPAAIARYLLRFGMTEYDAFVGENLGSPQERTGWYSLEQMADSQFADLNVVILRKRRESPVWPLGIADEEFSQRKPDKGLITKKEVRILSIAQLQLHAKSIVWDIGTCTGSVAIEAARIAREGEVYAVEKNSDDLANCHENMAKFRADITTVHAKAPEGLEQFPDPDAVFIGGSGGELRELLAICCSRLRPNGRIVVNAATIETLYEATQAFAAEGFETSITLAQLSRSKPILSMTRFEGLNPIYIITAWAKQGEKQEEQQAKQGGDSK; from the coding sequence ATGACAGAGGCAATGAAGGTGATCGGAATCGGGGATGACGGCGCGGACAGCTTGCTGCCGCTGTACCGGACGTGGATCGCGGAGAGCGAGCTTCTGGTCGGAGGCGAGAGGCATCTCGCCTTTTTCCCCGATTATCCGGGAGAAAAGCGCGTCCTGAAGGGCGGCCTCTCCGCCCTGATCGAAGAACTGCGCGAGGAAAAGCGAAAAACCGTGATCCTGGCATCCGGCGATCCGCTCTTTTACGGAGTGGGCAGCCTCTTGGCGAGAAAATTGAACGTGGAGATATACCCGCATCTCAGCTCCATCCAGCTCGCCTTTGCCCGGATGGGCGAGGCCTGGCAGGACGCATCGTTTCACAGCGTGCACGGACGCAGCATCAAAGGGCTGGCGCAGCGGATCGACGGCAAGGAAAAAGTCGCACTGCTGACGGATCAGGAAAACAATCCGGCGGCAATTGCCCGCTACCTGCTCCGCTTCGGCATGACCGAGTACGATGCCTTTGTAGGGGAAAACCTGGGCAGCCCGCAGGAGCGGACCGGCTGGTACTCGCTGGAGCAGATGGCAGACAGCCAGTTTGCCGATTTGAATGTGGTCATCCTGCGCAAACGGCGGGAGAGTCCCGTCTGGCCGCTCGGCATCGCCGACGAGGAATTTTCCCAGCGCAAGCCGGACAAGGGGCTGATCACGAAAAAAGAAGTGCGCATCCTGAGCATTGCCCAGCTGCAATTGCACGCCAAAAGCATCGTCTGGGACATCGGCACCTGCACCGGCTCGGTCGCGATTGAGGCGGCCCGCATCGCGCGCGAAGGCGAAGTGTACGCGGTGGAGAAAAATTCCGACGACCTGGCCAATTGCCACGAAAACATGGCCAAATTCCGCGCCGACATCACGACCGTGCATGCAAAGGCGCCGGAGGGTCTGGAGCAGTTTCCCGACCCGGATGCGGTCTTTATCGGCGGAAGCGGCGGAGAGCTGAGAGAGCTGCTCGCCATTTGCTGCAGCCGTCTGAGGCCAAACGGACGGATCGTGGTGAACGCGGCGACGATCGAGACCTTGTACGAAGCCACGCAGGCCTTTGCCGCCGAAGGCTTCGAGACCTCGATCACGCTGGCCCAGCTCTCGCGCAGCAAGCCGATTTTGTCGATGACCCGCTTCGAGGGACTGAACCCGATCTACATCATCACCGCCTGGGCCAAGCAGGGGGAAAAGCAAGAGGAACAGCAAGCTAAGCAAGGAGGAGACAGCAAGTGA